One window of Apteryx mantelli isolate bAptMan1 chromosome 8, bAptMan1.hap1, whole genome shotgun sequence genomic DNA carries:
- the GLUL gene encoding glutamine synthetase yields MATSASSHLSKAIKHMYMKLPQGEKVQAMYIWIDGTGEHLRCKTRTLDHEPKSLEDLPEWNFDGSSTFQAEGSNSDMYLRPAAMFRDPFRKDPNKLVLCEVFKYNRQSAETNLRHTCRRIMDMVSNQHPWFGMEQEYTLLGTDGHPFGWPSNGFPGPQGPYYCGVGADKAYGRDIVEAHYRACLYAGVKIGGTNAEVMPAQWEFQVGPCEGIEMGDHLWIARFILHRVCEDFGVIVSFDPKPIPGNWNGAGCHTNFSTKSMREDGGLKHIEEAIEKLGKRHQYHIRAYDPKGGLDNARRLTGFHETSSIHEFSAGVANRGASIRIPRNVGHEKKGYFEDRRPSANCDPYAVTEALVRTCLLNETGDEPFEYKN; encoded by the exons ATGGCCACCTCAGCAAGCTCCCACTTGAGCAAAGCTATCAAGCACATGTACATGAAGCTGCCGCAAGGCGAGAAGGTGCAGGCCATGTACATCTGGATAGATGGGACTGGGGAGCACCTTCGCTGCAAAACCCGCACACTGGACCACGAGCCCAAGAGCCTCGAAG aTCTCCCTGAGTGGAATTTCGATGGCTCCAGCACTTTCCAGGCCGAAGGCTCCAACAGCGACATGTACCTGCGGCCTGCTGCCATGTTCCGGGACCCTTTTCGCAAGGACCCAAATAAGCTAGTTCTCTGCGAGGTCTTCAAATACAACCGCCAGTCGGCAG AGACAAATCTCCGACACACCTGTAGGCGGATTATGGATATGGTGTCCAACCAGCACCCCTGGTTTGGGATGGAGCAAGAGTACACTCTTCTGGGGACAGATGGGCATCCATTTGGCTGGCCTTCCAATGGCTTTCCTGGACCCCAAG GTCCGTACTACTGTGGTGTAGGGGCAGACAAAGCCTATGGCAGAGACATTGTGGAGGCCCACTACCGAGCATGCCTTTACGCTGGAGTGAAAATTGGCGGAACCAATGCAGAAGTGATGCCAGCCCAG TGGGAGTTCCAGGTGGGACCATGCGAAGGGATTGAGATGGGGGATCACCTCTGGATTGCACGCTTCATCCTCCATCGGGTGTGCGAAGACTTTGGGGTCATTGTGTCCTTCGATCCCAAACCCATCCCTGGGAACTGGAATGGTGCTGGCTGTCACACCAACTTCAGCACCAAGAGCATGAGGGAAGATGGAGGTCTCAA GCACATTGAAGAGGCCATTGAGAAGCTGGGCAAGCGTCACCAGTACCACATCCGTGCCTACGACCCCAAAGGGGGCCTGGACAACGCCAGGCGCCTGACAGGCTTCCATGAGACCTCCAGCATCCACGAGTTCTCTGCTGGCGTGGCCAACCGCGGCGCCAGCATCCGCATCCCCAGGAACGTAGGCCATGAGAAGAAGGGCTACTTTGAGGACCGCCGGCCTTCTGCCAACTGTGATCCTTACGCTGTGACGGAGGCCCTTGTCCGCACGTGTCTCCTCAACGAAACTGGAGACGAGCCTTTTGAGTACAAGAACTAA